A genomic stretch from Malus domestica chromosome 15, GDT2T_hap1 includes:
- the LOC139191772 gene encoding uncharacterized protein encodes MPPCREPRTSYENNFLDFGQFGEAIANAIWSSLRPTPRNTLDIISRLKINDFFGNEGSEKSEIWFDYVEKTFRVMYRQESWWDQEKKPLSDEDAMNWDVFKRIFQTRFVPPEYLDCKNDKFSNLRQGKMLATEYHQKFTYLSRYCPEIVANPREKLRLFKRGTCKKWRSMATTTLCAMYQEFFEVLLRVEDSDNAPDDEDEDVGRNAQRYKEADLLVVLVFIIKETLAVQGGYQQIQGGYQLTKGGYPQFQGDYIPYQGGGAQIYTRGQYRNLDVASSSGGSGRQAILPHQGRGNQTQANRGRGGRQQVQGKVNNTTLQDAQANPDLIMGMDWLHYNRAKLDCYEKVVTSHRPGMPIVTLVGERGGLKHGVITASVEDVIKIDLRFGYYQLNIRSDDVPKIAFRTRYGHYEFLVMPFGLTNAPAAFMNLMNRVFYPYLDRFLIVFIDEILVYSKNEIEHARHLRLVLKTLRLKPHEKNYPTHDLELAAIIFALKIWRHYLYGEKCKIFTHHKSLKYIFTQPDFNLQQRRWVELLNDYDYTIESHLGRANSIHWSSIESAVTMSPNCQFSDGKKKDLRIRDPDGMLMQGEQMYVPNVEELKRDILDEAHISAYAMHPGSTKMYHTIQHFYYWPGMKREIAEYVSHCVVCQQVKVERKKPFGLLQPLRIPQWKWEDITMDFMYKLPRTRNGYDGIWVIVDRLTKSAHFIPVHENYSLS; translated from the exons ATGCCACCTTGTAGAGAGCCACGTACTTCATATGAGAATAATTTTCTGGACTTTGGACAATTTGGTGAGGCTATTGCCAATGCTATTTGGTCTTCACTCCGTCCTACCCCAAGGAATACTCTGGACATTATATCTCGCCTGAAGATTAATGACTTCTTTGGTAATGAGGGGTCGGAGAAATCAGAGATATGGTTCGATTATGTTGAAAAGACATTTCGAGTCATGTATCGACAGG AATCTTGGTGGGATCAGGAGAAGAAACCATTATCTGATGAAGATGCTATGAATTGGGATGTTTTCAAGCGGATATTTCAGACCAGATTTGTTCCTCCGGAGTATTTGGATTGTAAGAATGATAAGTTCTCAAATCTGAGGCAGGGTAAGATGTTAGCTACTGAGTATCATCAAAAGTTCACATACTTATCTCGTTATTGCCCCGAGATTGTTGCTAATCCTCGGGAGAAACTTCGTCTGTTTAAGAGAGGAACTTGTAAGAAATGGCGTTCTATGGCAACCACTACTCTTTGTGCTATGTATCAGGAATTCTTCGAGGTTTTGCTTCGGGTTGAAGATTCGGACAATGCTCCTGACGATGAAGATGAGGATGTTGGCAGGAATGCCCAGAGGTACA AGGAGGCAGATCTGCTGGTGGTTCTCGTTTTCATAATCAAGGAAACTCTAGCAGTTCAG GGAGGCTATCAACAGATTCAGGGAGGCTATCAGCTGACTAAGGGAGGTTATCCACAGTTTCAGGGAGACTATATACCGTATCAGGGTGGTGGAGCACAAATTTATACTAGAGGACAATATCGAAATCTCGACGTAGCGTCTAGCAGTGGAGGTTCAGGCAGACAGGCAATCCTACCTCATCAGGGCCGAGGTAATCAGACTCAAGCAAACAGGGGCCGGGGAGGCAGGCAGCAAGTTCAGGGAAAAGTCAACAACACCACGCTACAGGATGCTCAGGCTAATCCggacttgatcatgg GCATGGACTGGTTACACTACAATCGTGCCAAGTTAGATTGTTATGAGAAGGTTGTTACTTCTCACCGACCGGGCATGCCTATTGTCACGTTAGTTGGTGAACGTGGTGGTCTAAAGCATGGAGTTATCACTGCATCTGTGGAAGACGTTATCAAG ATTGACCTAAGGTttggttactaccaattgaatatCAGAAGTGACGACGTTCCGAAGATAGCTTTCagaactcgatatggtcattacgagtttcttgtgatgccatttggattaactaatgcaccagcagcttttatgaacctgatgaatcgagtattttATCCATACCTCGACAGGTTCCTCATTGTTTTCATAGATGAAATTTTGGTGTATTCGAAGAATGAAATTGAGCATGCCAGGCATCTGCGTTTGGTTCTAAAGACGCTAAGG TTAAAGCCCCATGAGAAAAACTATCCTACTCATGATCTCGAGTTGGCAGCGATCATTTTCGCTTTGAAAATCTGGAGGCACTATCTTTATGGGGAAAAGTGCAAGATCTTTACTCATCATAAGAGCCTTAAGTATATCTTTACTCAGCCAGATTTCAATCTTCAGCAACGGAGGTGGGTAGAGTTACTCAATGATTATGACTACACCATTGAGTCTCACCTAGGTCGTGCCAATTCG ATCCATTGGAGTAGCATTGAAAGTGCGGTGACAATGAGCCCTAATTGCCAGTTTTCAG atgggaaaaagaaagacctcaggattAGAGAtcctgatggcatgcttatgcaaggtGAGCAGATGTATGTACCGAATGTTGAGGAACTAAAGAGAGACAtattggatgaagcacatatttctgcttatgcgatgcatccagggagtaccaagatgtatcataccatccaACACTTCtattattggccaggtatgaaaagagaaattgcagagTATGTTAGTCATTGTGTAGTTTGCCAGCAGGTTAAGGTAGAAAGGAAAAAGCCATTTGGATTGCTACAACCACTCCGGATACCCCAAtggaaatgggaagatattACGATGGATTTCATGTACAAATTACCTCGTACGCGAAATGGTTATGATGGTAtctgggtgatagttgatcggcttaccaAGTCAGCACACTTCATACCCGTTCATGAGAATTACTCATTAAGTTAG
- the LOC103401149 gene encoding tubby-like F-box protein 5 isoform X1 produces MSFKGIVRELREMKDGIGSMSRRVGERKHWRSRTLSHIAPDMAPTPPTDVIQQGQWANLPTELLLDIIQRVEESETSWPARAVVVFCGSVCKSWRGIMRDIVKTPEQCGRLTFPISLKQPGPRQSPIQCFIRRGRETSTYYLYYGLVPSEGEKDKLLLAAKRIRRATSTEFVISLVSDDFSRASTTYVGKLRSNFLGTKFTVHDSQPPCDAVPQPNNRSSRRFHSKQVSPRVPACNYNIGTISYELNILRTRGPRRMHCAMHSIPVSSIQDGGTAPTPTSFPQAYDEQFALSPSSKEKDLIREFSSTTLSEPNVSAPGAEPLVLKNKSPRWHEQLQCWCLNFRGRVTVASVKNFQLVAAVDPSHNVSAEEQERVILQFGKIGKDIFTLDYRYPLSCFQAFAICLSSFDTKPACE; encoded by the exons ATGTCGTTCAAAGGCATTGTTCGTGAGCTGCGGGAGATGAAAGATGGGATTGGGAGCATGTCAAGGCGAGTTGGTGAACGGAAGCATTGGCGTAGTCGGACTTTGTCGCATATTGCTCCTGATATGGCTCCAACCCCGCCAACTGATGTGATTCAGCAGGGTCAGTGGGCTAACTTGCCTACGGAATTGCTTCTGGACATAATTCAGAGGGTAGAAGAAAGTGAAACATCGTGGCCTGCTCGAGCTGTCGTTGTTTTTTGTGGTTCGGTTTGTAAGTCATGGAGGGGCATTATGAGGGATATAGTCAAAACTCCCGAGCAATGTGGAAGGCTCACATTTCCAATCTCATTGAAGCAG CCGGGGCCTCGCCAATCTCCAATACAGTGCTTCATTCGAAGGGGTAGAGAAACTTCCACATATTATCTTTACTACGGTCTGGTACCAT CTGAGGGTGAGAAAGATAAATTATTGTTAGCAGCCAAAAGGATCAGAAGGGCAACAAGCACCGAGTTCGTTATATCTTTGGTTTCAGATGATTTTTCTCGAGCCAGCACTACATATGTTGGTAAATTGAG GTCCAACTTTTTGGGTACCAAGTTCACCGTACATGACAGCCAGCCTCCATGTGATGCAGTACCCCAACCAAATAATCGATCATCTCGAAGGTTCCATTCTAAGCAGGTGTCTCCAAGAGTACCAGCGTGTAACTACAACATTGGCACCATCTCTTACGAGCTCAATATTCTTCGCACAAGAGGTCCAAGGAGAATGCATTGTGCTATGCACTCCATTCCTGTCTCTTCCATTCAGGATGGGGGCACCGCCCCAACACCAACATCGTTCCCACAAGCCTATGACGAGCAATTTGCTCTCTCACCAAGTTCAAAAGAAAAGGATCTGATCAGAGAGTTCAGCTCTACAACCCTCTCGGAGCCAAATGTCTCAGCCCCAGGTGCAGAGCCACTGGTTTTGAAAAACAAGTCTCCTCGGTGGCATGAGCAGCTACAATGCTGGTGCCTTAACTTTAGAGGGCGTGTTACAGTGGCTTCCGTTAAAAATTTCCAGCTTGTGGCAGCTGTTGATCCATCCCACAACGTTTCGGCTGAAGAGCAAGAGAGGGTAATCCTACAGTTTGGGAAGATTGGAAAAGACATCTTCACCTTGGATTATCGCTACCCGCTGTCCTGTTTCCAAGCGTTTGCGATCTGCTTAAGCAGCTTCGACACTAAGCCAGCTTGTGAATGA
- the LOC103401148 gene encoding U-box domain-containing protein 5-like isoform X2 gives MVSRCQGSRNLLEQSVREIQNWVPVMLVMQLSQIAEDLKGSTFKLDPYEEEAGRVVRELLHYVPSQSDPREDSEIKAFQIASLRLHITSSKAILIEKRSIRKLLEKVGDSNPQKKQILTYFMYLLKKYGSLITGKQTESALELQQGTFASENSGNCFESNQYAEVEPHVGYGESKAQSNLFHGAVPPEEFMCGISSKMMFDPVVIASGQTYEKMWIQKWFDEGHDTCPKTNMKLTNLSLTPNINMKELISRWCTQYGVVLPDPSMQPEVLSWETSSTSIRSLGSSMNDLHLQMDFSCISFGSLDTSYNSDSSRNKIENGLSLVQNDNDSLKYQYTKKCETGAQFLSELGEVQWESQCKAVEDVKNHLKCNPQASYAMSSKNFVEPLIKFLRDAHDLNDAKAQRDGFKLLLTFVRKNRNGIPNLCEEAYSLLACYLDSKVTEEVLAIMEVVSGHQYCRPKVSESGALTSILKLLDCQSKDLQGQAIKILRNLSLDKDICSKIVSLQCIPKLVSFFKDDILSGVCISILKNLCDTEEARISIAASNGCIASIAELLETGSSEDQEHAVDILLSLCSQRDDYCQLVMHEGVIPSLVYLSNNGTERAMTSALEVLRLLRDIKYVNEHECSGSADLDSSRDHVNHSTERKSPKTSGFFGKKISMFTKPSSLIPKKKK, from the exons CTGTCTCAAATAGCTGAGGATCTTAAAGGTTCAACATTTAAACTGGACCCGTATGAAGAAGAAGCTGGGAGGGTTGTCCGAGAATTGCTCCATTATGTTCCTTCTCAGTCAGACCCAAGGGAGGATTCTGAAATCAAGGCTTTTCAAATTGCATCCTTGAGGCTCCATATCACATCATCAAAGGCAATCTTAATTGAGAAAAGATCAATTAGGAAGTTGCTAGAAAAAGTTGGTGACAGCAACCCTCAGAAAAAGCAAATTTTGACTTATTTCATGTATCTATTGAAGAAGTATGGAAGCTTGATAACGGGAAAGCAAACAGAGAGTGCCTTAGAGCTGCAACAAGGAACGTTTGCTTCTGAGAATTCTGGAAATTGTTTTGAATCTAATCAATATGCTGAAGTTGAACCTCACGTTGGTTATGGCGAGTCCAAGGCACAAAGTAACTTGTTCCATGGAGCTGTACCTCCTGAGGAATTTATGTGCGGAATATCTTCCAAAATGATGTTCGATCCTGTTGTCATTGCTTCTGGTCAAACATATGAAAAAATGTGGATACAGAAGTGGTTTGATGAGGGTCATGATACATGCCCAAAAACTAATATGAAACTAACCAACCTGTCATTGACTCCGAACATTAACATGAAGGAGTTAATATCAAGGTGGTGTACACAGTATGGAGTTGTCCTTCCCGACCCAAGTATGCAACCAGAAGTCCTCTCATGGGAAACCTCTTCCACTTCCATTCGTAGTTTAGGCAGTTCTATGAATGATCTACACCTACAAATGGATTTCAGCTGTATATCGTTTGGGTCCTTAGATACCAGTTACAATTCTGATTCATCACGCAATAAGATTGAAAATGGCTTGAGTTTGGTGCAGAACGACAATGATTCTCTGAAATACCAGTATACTAAAAAATGCGAGACAGGTGCTCAATTTCTATCTGAACTTGGTGAAGTCCAATGGGAATCCCAATGCAAGGCTGTTGAAGATGTCAAAAACCATTTGAAATGCAATCCTCAAGCTTCCTATGCTATGTCATCTAAGAATTTTGTTGAACCTCTCATCAAATTTTTGAGGGATGCACATGACCTGAATGATGCAAAAGCGCAGAGGGATGGGTTTAAATTATTACTGACCTTTGTGAGAAAAAACag AAATGGAATACCTAATCTATGTGAAGAGGCATATAGTCTGCTGGCATGTTATCTTGATTCAAAGGTAACAGAAGAAGTTCTTGCCATAATGGAAGTTGTGTCTGGCCACCAGTATTGCAGGCCTAAGGTCTCAGAATCTGGTGCACTTACATCCATTCTAAAACTCCTCGACTGCCAGAGCAAAGATTTACAAGGACAAGCCATTAAGATTTTACGTAATTTGTCCTTAGATAAGGACATTTGCTCAAAAATTGTATCTTTGCAGTGCATACCAAAATTGGTTTCTTTCTTTAAAGATGACATTCTTTCAGGAGTCTGCATTTCTATATTGAAAAATTTGTGTGATACTGAAGAGGCCAGGATTTCGATTGCTGCAAGTAATGGATGCATTGCTTCTATTGCTGAACTCCTGGAGACAGGCAGCAGTGAGGACCAAGAACATGCTGTTGATATCCTCCTTTCTTTATGCTCTCAGCGTGATGACTATTGTCAGTTGGTCATGCACGAGGGTGTTATCCCATCGCTTGTCTATTTATCTAACAATGGGACAGAGAGAGCAATGACAAGCGCATTGGAAGTGCTACGGCTCTTAAGAGATATCAAATATGTCAATGAGCATGAGTGCTCTGGATCTGCCGACCTTGATTCATCCAGAGACCATGTAAATCATTCTACTGAAAGGAAATCACCAAAGACTTCAGGATTCTTTGGAAAGAAAATATccatgttcacaaaacccagTTCCCTTATACcgaaaaagaagaaatga